A genomic stretch from Mycobacterium paraterrae includes:
- a CDS encoding recombinase family protein, with the protein MSTHTVPASTGTVLGYARVSTGHQSLDQQVDALTAAGVDDARVYSDKLSGTSTREQRPGLAALLDYAREGDAIVVVGIDRLGRNSAEVMTTIRELSERGIVLRSLREGIDTSNATGRMVAGVLASLAELELELGRERRTAAREARRARGQSIGRPKVLDRSKSALAQRMHASGESASTIATTLGVSRATVYRALAEKPE; encoded by the coding sequence ATGTCGACACACACAGTGCCCGCATCTACCGGAACCGTCTTGGGCTACGCCCGCGTCAGCACCGGGCACCAGTCACTCGACCAGCAGGTCGATGCTCTGACCGCCGCTGGCGTCGATGACGCTCGGGTCTACTCCGACAAGCTGTCGGGCACCTCCACCCGCGAACAGCGCCCCGGCCTCGCGGCCCTACTGGACTACGCCCGCGAGGGCGACGCCATCGTCGTGGTCGGCATCGACCGTCTGGGCCGCAACTCAGCAGAGGTGATGACGACCATTAGGGAGCTAAGTGAGCGTGGGATCGTGCTGCGGTCGCTGAGGGAGGGCATCGACACCTCGAACGCGACCGGGCGGATGGTGGCTGGCGTGCTGGCCAGCCTCGCTGAATTGGAGTTAGAACTTGGGCGTGAGCGACGCACTGCCGCGCGCGAAGCGCGCCGGGCTCGGGGGCAATCCATTGGGCGTCCGAAAGTTCTTGATAGGTCGAAATCGGCCCTCGCTCAACGAATGCACGCCAGCGGCGAGTCGGCGTCGACAATCGCGACGACCCTCGGAGTAAGCAGAGCGACCGTGTACCGTGCACTCGCTGAAAAGCCAGAGTAA
- a CDS encoding DUF5677 domain-containing protein yields MLVIGDWVRDDLPDLLWPILLAALHGNSYIRAFADWQKAVIHDLNTAVSPQDASRGLDGRLTSLDRLVAGCPEAREIAIGRATELNMLPTNIIDVISTYPERPARWLGETEARPPAQSDVDLLARAMVEVLGDGHRESLVKCISIWSAVQAGTFTADQTTIDLLKSYPGNRSNRSRADAVVRASWGATRGANLANDPNYFDETLSWAATFWNFNSTTTQCTRRRDLPASGPDQSASAMHATTEQNFGDDDASKSEPFNREQCAKDLVSSYVEAIETSSPRDLFDPEREEVHTGLVLRAGREVITALGNPELWTADHGAHIGRLLVELRIYLTWMALQDRSIYRQFQEYGAGKAKLYSLIAGELPEEVRTPEVQESINLLSSLSRNDSIIDHRIVDTRDSFAGGKSLRTMAEECGLLYLYRHAYMPASGISHSEWWSVEMHSMERCYNILHRGHLIASLSLPSGGSEQLADAWLDSLYTLIVVSLEALNVNPANVHSAFGWMEDDDAAGAQSSS; encoded by the coding sequence GTGCTGGTCATCGGCGATTGGGTTCGGGACGATCTACCCGACTTGCTCTGGCCGATATTGCTTGCCGCACTTCACGGGAACTCCTACATCCGGGCTTTCGCCGACTGGCAGAAAGCCGTGATTCACGACCTCAACACCGCGGTTTCACCTCAGGACGCCTCAAGGGGGCTCGACGGACGACTAACAAGCCTCGACCGCCTTGTAGCTGGTTGCCCCGAAGCGCGAGAAATAGCGATCGGACGTGCAACCGAGTTAAATATGTTGCCCACCAACATTATCGACGTAATTTCTACATACCCGGAGCGCCCTGCGCGGTGGCTCGGCGAAACAGAGGCCCGACCCCCCGCTCAATCGGACGTGGACCTACTTGCGCGTGCGATGGTCGAAGTTCTCGGCGACGGGCACCGTGAGTCGCTCGTGAAGTGTATTTCCATCTGGAGCGCTGTTCAGGCCGGGACATTCACCGCAGATCAGACCACGATCGATTTGCTCAAGTCTTATCCAGGCAATCGGAGTAACCGATCTCGTGCCGACGCGGTGGTCAGAGCATCGTGGGGCGCGACCCGCGGGGCTAATCTCGCAAATGACCCAAATTACTTCGACGAAACTCTCAGTTGGGCCGCCACCTTTTGGAACTTCAACTCAACGACGACCCAATGCACTCGGCGGCGCGATCTACCAGCTAGCGGTCCGGATCAGTCCGCATCAGCCATGCACGCGACAACCGAGCAGAATTTTGGCGACGATGACGCCAGTAAGTCAGAACCGTTCAACCGCGAACAATGCGCCAAGGACCTTGTGTCCAGTTACGTCGAGGCTATCGAAACCTCCTCCCCCAGAGATCTTTTCGACCCTGAACGCGAAGAGGTGCACACAGGCCTGGTACTCCGAGCTGGCCGAGAAGTGATCACGGCACTCGGAAACCCCGAGCTGTGGACTGCCGACCACGGAGCTCACATCGGCCGGCTGCTCGTTGAGTTGCGCATCTACCTGACCTGGATGGCGCTTCAGGACCGATCGATATACAGGCAGTTCCAGGAATACGGGGCGGGTAAGGCAAAGCTGTACTCGCTGATCGCCGGGGAACTGCCGGAAGAGGTTCGGACTCCGGAGGTTCAGGAGTCCATCAATCTCCTTAGTAGCTTAAGTCGCAACGACTCGATAATTGATCATCGCATAGTTGATACCCGAGATAGCTTCGCCGGCGGCAAGTCTCTACGCACAATGGCCGAAGAGTGTGGCCTTCTATACCTTTACCGCCACGCATACATGCCTGCAAGTGGAATATCGCACTCGGAGTGGTGGTCGGTCGAGATGCATTCAATGGAACGTTGCTACAACATCCTGCATCGCGGTCACCTCATCGCGAGCCTGTCGCTGCCGAGCGGCGGTAGCGAACAACTAGCTGACGCTTGGCTCGATTCCCTCTACACGCTCATCGTGGTGAGTTTGGAAGCCCTCAATGTGAATCCGGCGAATGTCCACTCAGCGTTTGGGTGGATGGAAGACGACGACGCCGCAGGAGCCCAATCGTCATCGTAG